A portion of the Natronococcus sp. AD-5 genome contains these proteins:
- a CDS encoding ABC transporter permease, which translates to MTTFDIALKDFADAVRSRALWVAIAIFLAFMALTQFIVISIVENPNPELATRFLEGPATEVVLPIVGLVVGYQAIVGERETGSIRFLLGLPHSRLDVVIGKFLGRFAVLSVAVLSGFLVAVGIIVAMLGVPPVVPIVTYVLIVLLSTAAIVSIAIGISAVVDTRGRAISVVVGGYIFATMLWSYVVDGVYYAVNGDFPGADPPTWIGVLDHLNPLTAMSTSANVLLPEASQISITVTDDGVTAAQTGQAPTGTADAPVYEPLFLAIVLVLWTVLPLAVGYIRFRDSDLS; encoded by the coding sequence ATGACGACGTTCGACATCGCTCTCAAAGACTTTGCCGACGCCGTTCGGTCGAGAGCACTGTGGGTCGCAATCGCGATTTTTCTGGCGTTCATGGCCCTCACACAGTTCATCGTGATTTCGATCGTCGAAAATCCGAATCCCGAACTCGCTACGCGTTTTCTCGAAGGACCGGCAACCGAGGTCGTGCTTCCGATCGTCGGGTTAGTCGTCGGGTATCAAGCGATCGTCGGTGAACGTGAGACGGGGAGTATCAGGTTTCTGCTCGGGCTTCCTCATTCCCGGCTCGACGTCGTGATCGGGAAGTTTCTCGGACGGTTCGCCGTGCTTTCGGTCGCGGTCCTGAGCGGGTTCCTGGTCGCCGTCGGTATCATCGTTGCTATGCTCGGCGTTCCGCCGGTCGTTCCGATCGTCACGTACGTTCTGATCGTCCTCCTTTCGACGGCGGCCATCGTATCGATCGCGATTGGGATTTCGGCCGTTGTCGACACCAGGGGCCGTGCCATCAGTGTCGTCGTCGGAGGGTATATTTTTGCAACGATGCTCTGGTCGTACGTCGTTGACGGGGTCTATTATGCCGTCAACGGGGACTTCCCTGGAGCGGATCCACCGACGTGGATCGGGGTACTCGATCATCTAAACCCCCTCACCGCGATGAGCACGAGCGCGAACGTGTTGCTCCCCGAAGCGAGCCAGATCTCGATTACCGTAACAGACGATGGGGTCACTGCGGCGCAGACGGGACAGGCACCGACCGGGACGGCGGACGCCCCCGTTTACGAGCCACTGTTCTTAGCGATCGTACTCGTGCTGTGGACCGTCCTGCCGCTTGCGGTCGGGTACATTCGATTCCGCGACTCCGACCTCTCGTAG
- a CDS encoding peroxiredoxin gives MALTAGDDAPTVTARNQDGEEVILEFEEPTVLYFYPRDDTPGCTTEATQFQRELETYHDAGVSVYGVSTDDVASHESFCESEGLEFDLLADPGGEIAAAFDVDVRSGAAARTTFFLGNGEVAAAYENVDPDGHARQVLLDALEDGRVTLPE, from the coding sequence ATGGCACTCACCGCAGGCGACGACGCGCCGACCGTGACCGCACGCAACCAGGACGGCGAGGAGGTGATCCTCGAGTTCGAGGAGCCGACGGTCCTCTACTTCTACCCGCGGGACGACACCCCCGGCTGTACGACCGAGGCGACCCAGTTCCAGCGCGAACTCGAGACCTACCACGACGCCGGCGTCTCCGTCTACGGCGTCTCGACCGACGACGTCGCTTCCCACGAGTCGTTCTGCGAATCGGAGGGCCTCGAGTTCGACCTGCTCGCGGACCCCGGCGGCGAGATCGCGGCGGCGTTCGACGTCGACGTCCGGAGCGGGGCGGCCGCTCGAACGACGTTCTTCCTCGGCAACGGCGAGGTCGCGGCGGCGTACGAGAACGTCGACCCCGACGGTCACGCGCGCCAGGTGTTGCTCGACGCCCTCGAGGACGGCCGCGTGACGCTCCCGGAGTAG
- a CDS encoding Hsp20/alpha crystallin family protein has product MRRNPFDEIEEVLDRVSRQVEEGMTGGGLQVPGSVPVDVADTGEEYVVTADLPGYDTDDIDLTLAEGTLRLEAHRAGETETTDESGRYLRRERTRQSVNRRVRLPDPVDEESVSAGYENGVLTVRLPKVSGGESSREIDIE; this is encoded by the coding sequence ATGCGACGAAACCCGTTCGACGAAATCGAGGAGGTGCTCGACCGCGTCAGCCGACAGGTCGAGGAGGGCATGACCGGCGGCGGGCTCCAGGTTCCGGGATCCGTACCGGTCGACGTCGCCGATACGGGCGAGGAGTACGTCGTCACGGCCGACCTTCCCGGGTACGACACCGACGACATCGACCTGACGCTCGCGGAAGGTACCCTGCGCCTCGAGGCGCACCGCGCCGGGGAGACGGAGACGACCGACGAATCGGGACGATATCTCCGCCGCGAGCGGACCCGGCAGTCGGTGAACCGACGGGTTCGGCTGCCCGATCCGGTCGACGAAGAGTCGGTGTCGGCGGGCTACGAGAACGGCGTGCTGACGGTCCGACTGCCGAAGGTCTCGGGCGGCGAGAGTTCGAGAGAGATCGACATCGAGTAA
- the leuS gene encoding leucine--tRNA ligase encodes MSDAGYDHAAVERRWQEAWDEADVYRTPDDVDDPTYVLGMYPYPSGKLHMGHVRNYTITDAYARYRRLRGDDVLHPMGWDAFGLPAENAAKERDTNPRDWTFDCIETMRDQMESMGFGYDWDREIATCTPEYYRWNQWLFARFHEEGLVERRDAEVNWCPHCETVLADEQVEGEAELCWRCDTPVEQRELEQWFLRITEYADELLEAIDDLEGWPNSVRQMQRNWIGRQYGAELEFPVGEAQGGSNGRGEGTEPREYGSVEAFTTRVDTVYGATFFALAPDHSISEELAEEDEEIRHFIEHEADPEGDEPNGVSTGLTATNPVTGGEIPVYVADFVLSDVGTGALMAVPGHDERDHAFAEKHDLDVVPVIAPEPEEDEEPTVPDVGEEAYTEDGVLVNSGEYSGLDSESARERLTEDVESAEEATQYQLRDWGISRQRYWGTPIPVVHCDDCGPVVVPAEDLPVELPEFINTTGNPLDAAEEWKRTACPDCGGEAERETDTMDTFVDSSWYFLRYVSPDLEDAPFDLERANDWMPVDQYVGGIEHAVMHLLYSRFFTKVLADNEGLEHREPFTNLLAQGMVQLEGEKMSKSKGNVVSPQRIVEEYGADTARLFMMQAAQPERDFDWSEEGVRSTYAFLNRLKEMIEAFVEGEPDGTDDAIASYVDGEIDATIAIASEKYDDLTFNRALRQTQDLVRTLRQYADYTDPHAETYERGLSAVVRLLAPVTPHLAEELHDELGNDGFVVDADWPTAEVDRDRVEKRRRLVENTREDVRDIVEVAGIEDPQAIDVVVAPDWKYDALEIAVESDADNLIGELMQESHIREQGDAAANYGQDLQAEREALSTTLAPDEEYDALESAAWLIEREFDAPVRVVRADEVDERVLENAAPGRPAIEIDD; translated from the coding sequence ATGAGCGACGCCGGATACGACCACGCGGCGGTCGAACGACGCTGGCAAGAGGCGTGGGACGAGGCGGACGTCTATCGAACGCCCGACGACGTCGACGACCCGACGTACGTCCTCGGGATGTACCCGTACCCGTCGGGCAAGCTCCACATGGGCCACGTCCGGAACTACACGATCACGGACGCGTACGCGCGCTACCGGCGGCTGCGCGGCGACGACGTCCTCCACCCGATGGGGTGGGACGCCTTCGGTCTTCCCGCCGAAAACGCGGCCAAAGAGCGCGACACCAATCCGCGCGACTGGACGTTCGACTGCATCGAGACGATGCGCGACCAGATGGAGTCGATGGGTTTCGGCTACGACTGGGACCGCGAGATCGCCACCTGCACCCCCGAATACTACCGGTGGAACCAGTGGCTGTTCGCGCGGTTCCACGAGGAGGGGCTGGTCGAGCGCCGCGACGCCGAGGTCAACTGGTGTCCTCACTGCGAGACCGTCCTGGCCGACGAGCAGGTCGAGGGCGAGGCCGAACTCTGCTGGCGCTGTGACACCCCCGTCGAGCAGCGCGAACTCGAGCAGTGGTTCCTGCGGATCACCGAGTACGCCGACGAGCTGCTCGAGGCGATCGACGACCTCGAAGGGTGGCCCAATTCCGTGCGCCAGATGCAGCGCAACTGGATCGGTCGCCAGTACGGGGCGGAACTCGAGTTCCCGGTCGGCGAGGCCCAGGGGGGCTCGAACGGACGCGGCGAGGGGACCGAGCCGCGGGAGTACGGCTCGGTCGAGGCCTTCACGACCCGCGTCGACACCGTCTACGGGGCGACCTTCTTCGCGCTCGCGCCGGATCACTCGATCAGCGAGGAACTGGCCGAGGAGGACGAGGAGATCCGTCACTTCATCGAGCACGAGGCGGATCCGGAGGGCGACGAGCCCAACGGCGTCTCGACGGGACTGACGGCCACGAACCCCGTCACCGGCGGCGAAATTCCGGTGTACGTCGCCGACTTCGTCCTCTCGGACGTCGGGACGGGCGCGCTGATGGCCGTCCCGGGCCACGACGAGCGCGACCACGCGTTCGCCGAGAAGCACGACCTGGACGTCGTCCCCGTCATCGCTCCCGAACCCGAGGAAGACGAGGAGCCGACCGTCCCGGACGTCGGCGAGGAGGCCTACACCGAAGACGGCGTGCTCGTGAACTCGGGAGAGTACTCCGGCCTCGACAGCGAGAGCGCCCGCGAGCGCCTGACCGAGGACGTCGAGAGCGCCGAGGAGGCGACGCAGTACCAGCTGCGCGACTGGGGGATCTCTCGCCAGCGCTACTGGGGGACGCCGATCCCGGTCGTCCACTGCGACGACTGCGGTCCCGTGGTCGTCCCGGCGGAGGACCTGCCCGTCGAACTGCCGGAGTTCATCAACACCACCGGCAACCCGCTGGACGCCGCCGAGGAGTGGAAGCGGACCGCGTGTCCGGACTGCGGCGGAGAAGCCGAGCGGGAGACCGACACGATGGACACCTTCGTCGACTCCTCGTGGTACTTCCTGCGGTACGTCTCGCCCGACCTCGAGGACGCCCCCTTCGACCTCGAGCGAGCGAACGACTGGATGCCGGTCGACCAGTACGTCGGCGGCATCGAGCACGCCGTGATGCACCTGCTCTACTCGCGGTTCTTCACGAAGGTGCTGGCCGACAACGAGGGACTGGAACACCGCGAGCCGTTCACGAACCTGCTCGCCCAGGGGATGGTCCAACTCGAGGGCGAGAAGATGTCCAAGTCCAAGGGCAACGTCGTCTCGCCCCAACGGATCGTCGAGGAGTACGGCGCCGACACCGCCCGCCTGTTCATGATGCAGGCCGCCCAGCCCGAGCGGGACTTCGACTGGAGCGAGGAGGGCGTCCGCTCGACCTACGCCTTCCTGAACCGGCTGAAGGAGATGATCGAAGCGTTCGTCGAGGGTGAACCCGACGGCACGGACGACGCGATCGCGAGCTACGTCGACGGCGAGATCGACGCGACGATCGCCATCGCGAGCGAGAAGTACGACGACCTGACGTTCAACCGGGCGTTGCGACAGACGCAGGATCTGGTTCGAACGCTCCGTCAGTATGCAGACTACACCGATCCCCACGCCGAAACTTACGAGCGCGGGCTGTCGGCCGTCGTTCGACTGCTGGCCCCCGTCACCCCCCACCTGGCCGAGGAACTCCACGACGAACTGGGTAACGACGGGTTCGTCGTCGACGCCGACTGGCCGACCGCCGAGGTCGACCGAGACCGCGTCGAGAAGCGCCGTCGGCTCGTCGAGAACACGCGCGAAGACGTCCGCGACATCGTCGAGGTCGCCGGAATCGAGGATCCGCAGGCGATCGACGTCGTCGTCGCGCCCGACTGGAAGTACGACGCTCTCGAGATCGCCGTCGAGAGCGACGCCGACAACCTGATCGGAGAGCTCATGCAGGAGTCGCACATCCGCGAGCAGGGCGACGCCGCCGCGAACTACGGCCAGGACCTGCAGGCCGAGCGCGAGGCGCTGTCGACGACGCTGGCCCCCGACGAGGAGTACGACGCGCTCGAGTCGGCCGCCTGGTTGATCGAGCGCGAGTTCGACGCGCCGGTCCGGGTCGTCCGCGCCGACGAGGTCGACGAGCGCGTCCTCGAGAACGCCGCGCCCGGTCGACCGGCGATCGAGATCGACGACTGA
- a CDS encoding YqjF family protein, with product MNARSRTDPRRWPVSGVPSPKAPHIAAMTWRDGLFVHWPVDPDDVRPRVPDQLTLETRDGHAWLSVLPFVLANAGFRGTPPIARTAFAELNVRTYVRHRGDPGLFFFSIDVGNPMIAETVGRATRLTVYSARMNVSSDEQRVVFSSERRWSEASDPARFIARYRPDGDVFTAEPDTLAYWLTERRRFYAPSGSGVLAGEIAHDPWPLQPADVTIHENTMLAANGLPSPTDEPVVHYCDDLSMTGSILRRLPDG from the coding sequence ATGAACGCACGATCGCGTACGGATCCCCGTCGATGGCCGGTGTCGGGAGTCCCGAGCCCGAAAGCACCGCACATCGCCGCGATGACCTGGCGCGACGGGCTGTTCGTCCACTGGCCCGTCGACCCCGACGACGTTCGGCCCCGCGTCCCCGACCAGTTGACGCTCGAGACGCGAGACGGTCACGCCTGGCTCAGCGTCCTGCCGTTCGTGCTCGCGAACGCCGGCTTCCGCGGCACGCCGCCGATCGCGAGGACGGCCTTCGCCGAACTCAACGTCCGGACCTACGTCCGGCACCGGGGAGACCCCGGCCTCTTTTTCTTCAGCATCGACGTCGGGAATCCGATGATCGCCGAAACGGTCGGCCGGGCGACCCGCCTCACGGTCTATTCCGCGCGAATGAACGTCAGTAGCGACGAGCAGCGAGTCGTCTTCTCGAGCGAGCGCCGGTGGTCCGAAGCGAGCGACCCCGCCCGATTCATCGCGAGGTACCGTCCGGACGGCGACGTCTTCACCGCCGAGCCGGACACGCTCGCGTACTGGCTCACCGAGCGACGGCGGTTCTACGCTCCGTCGGGCAGCGGCGTCCTGGCCGGCGAGATCGCCCACGATCCGTGGCCGCTCCAGCCGGCGGACGTGACGATCCACGAGAACACGATGCTCGCGGCCAACGGGCTGCCGTCGCCGACGGACGAACCGGTCGTCCACTACTGCGACGACCTCTCGATGACGGGCTCGATCCTTCGCCGACTGCCGGACGGCTGA
- a CDS encoding sugar porter family MFS transporter, giving the protein MSTENTSHKDSERNSFIYVVAALAALNGLLFGFDTGVISGAMLYIRETFELATILGYSMSPSYVEGVIVSGAMIGAIIGAALGGRLADRLGRRRLILVGAVIFFVGSLIMAIAPTVEVLIVGRIVDGIGVGFASVVGPLYISEISPPKIRGSLVSLNQLTITSGILIAYLVNYAFSSGGEWRWMLGLGMIPAAVLFAGMLFMPESPRWLYEQGREADAREVLSRTRAESQVAAELREIKETIRTESGTLRDLLQPWVRPMLIVGIGLAVFQQVTGINTVMYYAPTILESTGFEDTASILATVGIGVVNVVMTVVAVLLIDRTGRRPLLLTGLGGMTVMLAVLGAVFYLPGLSGGLGWLATGSLMLYVAFFAIGLGPVFWLLIAEIYPMEVRGTAMGTVTVLNWAANLLVSLTFLRLVEVFGQSGTFWLYGALTLLALVFCYQLVPETKGRSLEEIEADLRETTLGTGAERPDAVQSDD; this is encoded by the coding sequence ATGTCAACAGAAAACACAAGCCACAAAGATAGTGAACGGAACTCGTTCATCTACGTGGTCGCAGCACTGGCCGCGCTCAACGGGTTACTGTTCGGGTTCGACACGGGAGTCATCTCGGGTGCGATGTTGTACATCCGGGAGACGTTTGAACTGGCGACGATCCTCGGCTACTCGATGAGCCCCTCGTACGTCGAGGGCGTCATCGTCAGCGGCGCGATGATCGGCGCGATCATCGGCGCGGCGTTGGGCGGCCGCCTCGCCGATCGACTCGGTCGTCGTCGGCTCATTCTGGTCGGGGCCGTCATCTTCTTCGTGGGATCGCTCATCATGGCGATCGCGCCGACCGTCGAGGTGTTGATCGTCGGACGAATCGTCGACGGAATCGGGGTCGGATTCGCCTCGGTCGTCGGTCCGCTGTACATCTCCGAGATCTCGCCGCCGAAGATACGGGGATCGCTCGTGTCGTTGAACCAACTGACGATCACGAGCGGGATCCTCATCGCCTACCTCGTGAACTACGCGTTCTCGAGCGGCGGCGAGTGGCGCTGGATGCTCGGCCTGGGGATGATCCCCGCGGCCGTCCTGTTCGCCGGAATGCTGTTCATGCCCGAGAGCCCCAGATGGCTTTACGAACAGGGCCGCGAGGCGGACGCCCGCGAGGTGCTGTCCCGAACCCGCGCGGAGAGCCAGGTCGCCGCAGAGCTACGCGAGATCAAAGAGACCATTCGGACCGAGTCCGGAACGCTCCGCGATCTGCTCCAGCCGTGGGTGCGCCCGATGCTCATCGTCGGGATCGGCCTGGCGGTGTTCCAGCAGGTCACCGGCATCAACACGGTCATGTACTACGCCCCGACGATCCTCGAGTCGACCGGCTTCGAGGACACCGCCTCGATCCTCGCGACCGTCGGCATCGGCGTCGTCAACGTCGTGATGACCGTCGTCGCGGTGCTGCTGATCGACCGCACCGGCCGACGGCCGCTGTTGCTCACCGGGCTGGGCGGGATGACCGTCATGCTCGCCGTTCTCGGCGCCGTGTTCTACCTGCCCGGACTCTCCGGCGGACTCGGCTGGCTCGCGACCGGGAGCCTGATGCTGTACGTCGCCTTCTTCGCGATCGGTCTCGGGCCGGTGTTCTGGCTGCTGATCGCCGAGATATATCCGATGGAGGTGCGCGGCACCGCGATGGGAACCGTCACGGTTCTCAACTGGGCCGCGAACCTGCTCGTCTCGCTGACGTTCCTCCGACTCGTCGAGGTCTTCGGCCAGTCCGGGACGTTCTGGCTGTACGGCGCGCTGACCCTGCTCGCGCTCGTCTTCTGTTACCAGCTCGTCCCCGAGACGAAAGGGCGGTCGCTCGAGGAGATCGAGGCCGACCTGCGCGAGACGACGCTCGGAACCGGCGCCGAACGTCCCGACGCCGTCCAGAGCGACGACTAG